The Cryptomeria japonica chromosome 9, Sugi_1.0, whole genome shotgun sequence DNA segment CTTTTGTTATATCATCCTTATCATTTCTTCTTTCATTCCTACTTCAACAATTTTGTTCtccaataatttttaaatttttatgtatTCCCCACCCTTCTACAATGAGAGATTTGACACCCTTCCCCCTTGCAATAAATTAGCTCAATTTGTTATGAGGTCACATTTTCTATTTTATTTGCTGATATATTTTCATGAAAATCCTTTATTGTTTTTGATTAGATTAGTAGGGAGACGACCCTGATCGAAAAGAGAGATACAATGTTACAACATTAACCACACACCAATTGCAAAATAGCTAGCAGTAGGATACCcattctaataaaaaatgatcaaaaattttcatGTCCCTAAAACCATTTCTATGGATACTAGTATCATTCCTATTACTAATTACAGAAGTATCATAGTAGCTGTTGCCATAAACCATACTACTAATGCTGTTACCAACATTATCTTTATCAACCTTTAACGAACCAGTCTTAGCATTATTAATTAACATCAAGTCTTTCAAAGTGGGCACGCAGGCCCCAAAATACCACCACTTGCAAATCATAACAAAAaaggaaaaatggagaaagaaaaatgACCATTACTCCTTGATTAGGTTCCAGTCCCACTCGAGCTTGGCTAAGTTCTGCATCCAGGTCTCCTTTTAATCTTCTTCCTCCTCATCAGTTGTACATTGCCCTATTTTAATATTTTAGGGTCCAGATAATGACTTGAATATataattttcttctattttttgggTTACCAGTCAAGTTGTCTTATTTTGAACCCATTATCATCACTTATTAAGTGGTTTTTTCTCTAGTTTTAATAATTTGAATAATATTGTAAGGTGTAATAGGTTCATTTTAAAATATGTCATTGAATATGCATTTTTATTGGATATAAgtctctattttttaatttatatatggttaattttcttaagaTGTACAATAATATTTCTATCATCAAGTACAGATATTTACCTATCAATCCTTGTAATATATTAAAGTACCATGCATAAAAGAGCATCTTTAGATTCAAGTACAACTTTAAAATATTCAAATTATTTTCATCAAATTCCACTCAAGTCTCATGGCAATAGTGAAGTCACTTGTTAAGTTGGTTTACAACACAAATTACCAATGTCCTATTAAAATAgcattcataaaaaaataattcaaGCAAGtttatttaatcataaaaaatacaAACATATATGCCTTTGTGTTTTGTAAGTTATTATTTACAATTGCATATGGGTTGATGTCTAACAATCTTTACCCACACTGTGTTCCTTCAACATGTATCTACATACATTTAGGTATTGAATTATTACACATGATTTCACTAATATCATGTAGGAAATGGATGCCATGATCTACCAATCTCATGAGTTAAGTATTGGTGTATCAAAAGGAATGTATGTTCTTTTGGTGTTGTGTCTACTAGAGGTATGGTTCTAAAGGTTATAATTGTTGAATTAGTCCAAATGATTGGTAGTAAATATAATAGTATTACGCGAGGTAAAAACATAAGATAGCCTATTTATATTTATCTAGACAAACATTCATATTTTTGATAGGTTGTACATAAGAGCTTATGCATTAGTGGATCGAGTAAAGATGAAGATGCCTCCAAAATCATTGCAATCGCATCCTTTTTTCAGCTAGTCATAATATTTATATATGATTAAGTTATTCACATTGTGTATATGTGTTATATGAAAGTGACCCATTCACATTGTGTAATTATGATGAATGCAAAATCTAGTCATATTACGAATATTTGACACATGCATAGACTAGTCACACTATGAATATATGATACATGCATTACTAGTCATATTATATATGTAACCCATCCATTAATCAATTACAATGTGTATAGTTGATTCTTGCATGAGCTACTTATATTGTGTATAAGTGATGTATGTATGAGATAGTTGCTATGTGTGTATAGATGATGCATATATGAGATGGTCATTATGTATGTTTGTGTGCACATAGATCAAATTAGAAGTGCAAGCATAAATCATGATTGTATCTTAAAAAGGGAAGTTAGATATCTCATCCTAGTTATGTGGGTGAAGTCTTCCTATTTTGGTATGTAAACTATGGTATCTTTTTCCCGAAAAGAGATACAAAATCACTATTTTAAATGAACCCTTAAGGAATAGGCCATAGTTTAGGGGATAGTCATgatttatgaaattttttattgtaaTGCAAGATTTAACATTAGTGGTATATTTTTTTTAGAGATTTGGAAGACACTTTTTTAATTCGGATAATGATAATAGTTATTTTAACCATCTCAAGTAGataacaatttatatttaaatgatTCCAAGGAATAAATTAACATCTTGCATGTTTCTACAAGCATACGTatctttaaaaagaaaaatatataaaatatgttgaaagaTACAATTTTCAAGGTATTTATTCCACTAAAGTCACAAATCTAGACAAAACTTGGCACCTTGATAATGATATCTCTAGTGTATTTTACATAGGTTTTTTAAAGATGGTCATGCTAgtatattttaatgttgatttttgataatcttaactatttcaattttttaaaatatatgtcTGTTGTGTTTTTGTCATGTGACATGATGTTATGTGATTATTGCCACTCTAGAATGCTTGAATACCTTTGCTAGATAATTGGTTaaactcaaaattttaaaaatcaatccGAATATCATTAATTACCTGATTAAAAAGATGCATCCCAACTGGACGATCAAATATTTAATCCAGGAGTGCCTCGTTATGATTGCCAAACTAGATGAAATTTGAATCTCACATTTTTTTGGAGGGCAATATGCATGCAGATTACATGGAAAGTTTGGGTGTagtgtatgaggaaatcaaatgGTGGACAACAAGAGATTCCTTCCTAATTCACTTGTGTGAGCTGACATGAATGAATGCTGAAAATCTTGCCTAATAGCCAAATATTAATGATGCCATCTTTTAAAATGGGTAAAGTCATTTCTTGTAATAAGTGGAGTCGACATTCCAGATTGTTCTTGGCTGTCTAGTGCTATATATGGATGAAATTTATAATTGATAAGCCTTTCATAACAAAGATCGCAGGGTTACAAATGGAAGCAAAAATTTTTTACAGAGAGTGGAAGGCGAAAGAGGAAGAAGCCCTATCGGGTTTCTTCAAAAAATAGAGTGAGGAAAATGTGTGATGGGGGCTACAAGAGGAAATACCTCATGACTCTTTGGGTGGAAGTGACAAAGGTTATAATGAGGTACACCACTTTGGATAGTCATTTTTCCAACATTATTTCCTATCATTTCaccattttaaatcattttaggcatgataggaaGATTTATTTTCCATTTTATTTACTCTCCTCACTTGAGCATAGTCTTTCAAATCATGCCAAAAATAGTGAGAACCCTGTCCTTAATGAGGGGTTAATCTTGCTTATATAATGGAATACAACAAAGCACATGAGGTCAAGCCCTCCCTTGTTTTCAACAACCCTAATACTTTGGCTAGCCTTGATGTGCATGTGGTTTCAAACATTAAGATTGATGAGAAGGAGTGGGGTGAGATAGCCATGGACTCACGTGACCTTCATATGTTTGGTGACCCATATTATTGGCCCTCAGAGGAAGAGGGTCCCCCACAGAAAGCTACTCTTGGTACCAACAGTAGCAAAAAAAGCAAACCCCACCTTAGGCCTATAGCTAATAAGTTGAGAACCCCCCTTCTAAACCCGAAGAGTTGGGGCCTTAGAGATCAAAAAATAAAAAGTGGGGAAAGCGGTGGAGTCAAAGGATAAAGTGAAAGAGAAAATCAAACTGAATATTCCCCTTAATATGGACCTAGGCGAACACAAAAAGGATGAAATAGATTTTGAAGTGCTTCTAGCTAATTCCACCAACAACTAGAAGATGTTTTCATGGGGTTCTTAGTGAGATCACCTTCATAAAATAGGGCATTAAAGACATAATAAACACCTTTACTAAAAACCCTATGCCAGCTAAAATCGACAAGCTCCCAAGAATAACTCAAAAATTAACTGAAGATGTGAGGGTTATGAATACCAAGCATGAGCCAAGAATTGCTAGTCTAGAAAAGAGTATGGAGGAATTAAAAGTCAATATCAAGGGTCTTGTGGAAATAAGAAAAGAGGCAATGAATAATAGTGCAGAAGGTCTTAAAAAGgtaaatgaaagaattgttgttcaTAAAGTCCATCCACTCAGCAGTGTGCCGCCTTCAGTTGCCCAATCAAAAAAGAAGAATTTGGAGATAAATTCACAGGGGATGGATATGCAGGTTTCATGTGGACCATCTACAAGGACTAGAATCAGGACTGAGAGAGGAGCACCATAAAATTCATCATGGAGAAgctcaaagaaataaataagaatgtaATACATAAAAAACCTGAGCTTATGCAAGCTCTTGGTTAATCTTTTGTTAGTGTTGTTTGGTTGTTTATCCCAGGTCTCTCtatttctttttgggttttgaggGGTGTTCCCACCGTTTTTGTTGTCATTTGGCTATTGTTTGTACTTTGGTTCACTACTggtttatttttctattgtttggatttgggtttcgggtccttgtaaaacccattttatcctaatcaaaaacttattaaattttctttttaattaaaaagGTGTTTGGACATTAGTCTTTTCTATTTAAATTGTTATGATGTTATCTCTCATGCTGCACTTTAGCTACATGCTATCCTTGTATTTAGATCGTTGTCTTGTATTATGGGTCTTGATCTTTGATTTTGTGTTTGTATAGATTTTCACCCATTGTCCTATTGTTTTTAACTTGTTTGTGACATTATTTAATCTTATTTAGCATATTTATAAAGGTTTATGTCATTTCAAAAGGTcactttttttttaatgattaaaaaaaatacCTTTTATATCATCATGTAAAGTGACAATTCTTATAATATGAGATTTAACCAAATacacttcaaaataaaaaataattcaaaataaagaaaaaaaaatagaccttcataaactaaattaaatataatttctttctcacatattgaaaaaaaaattaatacattcTATTACCAAAACTTTCATCAAGATGACAATTCTATCCATTATAAAATTAGACTTAAACAAATCCATCAAATACAAATTTGAACCATATCTATTCAATCATTTCTAAAGATGAAAATAACAATATTAATTTGTATATAACTTATAAAGAAATTAACTATATTTTTATTATATGTAATGTTATTGAATAAATAAGAAATAGCAAACCAATAATTCTATACTACTTTCCAGCctcaaataaaaaaatatcattctatttcaattttaataataaaatgttaatttattaaatttttttattgagtgtctattatttaaattgaaaagaaaatgcttttaaataaatcattaattGATTGTCTGATGAGATAGGCATTTGAACCACAACAATTTGCCTTAAGATTTATCTAATATGTTTGAACaactaattgaaaaaaataaaattgtttaattGATTATTCTTTATTAGACTTTTTAAccatttttgatatatatttttcttCTGTTTACCATTAGAGTATCAAAGTTTAAACTAAAAAtaccaaaggaaaataagttatattaacaaatttaatacattttattaacaaattttttatcaaaataacaAATTCTATTCAAGGGTTTTCTTAACAAGGGTTTTCTTTGCTGGTTGTTTAATGCTAGATCTTGCTGGTCTCTCTTTTGCTGATTTGTAGGTTGAATGGCTTCTCCCttctaatataataaaaaataattctatTCAATATAAAGTTAAATATTACAAAATTGATATGATAAAAAATTGAGTCATGTGCATTCAACCATTTTTGAAGATGAAAAATAAGAGAACCATAATTAAAAACTAAGCAAGATAggattcacaacttgtcatcaaCCAGAATATGAAAGATAAGTTTGAGTCACACCAAGATAACCATAATTAAAAACAGTGAGCCAAGCAAATATTTAAACTAAAACTACCAAAGGAAAACAAGTTATGTTAACTAAATTAATACATTTTATTAACAAATTTTTTACCAAAATAACAATTGTATTCAATATAAAGCTAAATTTAACATAATTCATATGATAAAAATTTGAATCATATACAGTGAATCACTTTTAAAATTCCAGTACTAAGAACAATATAAGACTACAAATTTCTTATTCATAACTTTATATCAATAATTTAAcctttaaatataaattttatttaaaatattttcaatttattatttttaaaatctataaTCTTATCTATAGATTTTAAGATTACTAAACAAAGCAAATGGCAATTACATTATGGAGGAGGGAGAAAAAGTCTTAACATTTTCAATATTACATTATTTTACAGTTTATTCCTTCACTTTAGGAGCGGTACATATGCTCTACTATTACAGGACTGTAGATTGAGAGTGTGCgaaataaatttatatttctatTCATAACATAAACTCCAAACTAAATGTTAAATTTAATTCATGTTACATCTTATTTTAATCTTTgataattcaaaaaatttaaatttaacacTTTTCATTATTCAAATTGAAAGaacatatttgaaaaaaaattattaatttaaaaaaaaataaattaaatattaataaacttGATACCAAAATCTTTATAGAAATCATTAAATGTTATAGAAAAGTACAATTAATTTTGAAATTATACTGACATGAAAAATCCAAATAACATAACCATCTTTTTTTATATGAATGAAACTACTTTTGTTTGGGGTGTAACAATGGTGGCCATTAAAAAATAGTCAGTAATCTTGACAAGGAAAAATAGTCTTTGAAGAGATTGCACATTGCAGTAAACCATCAGCTATacttttataaatattaaaaagatATACCATTAAGAGAATGGAACGGTTATTCAAAGTTCTCctgtttttattttttgataagtgCATCACGACGAAAATTTGTTTCTTATCTTTAAACGATGTCTTTGTTGCAACTTCAAAATATCCTAAACTCTGTAATGACCACACAGTTCACAAGGTGATTTTGGATTCATTGGCCATCTTCTTGTGGCAGTGAACAGTCTTGATCTTGAGAAATCCTTTTTCAAATCTGACTCTAGGGCAGTGTTTAGGCAGAAAAACCCTTATTACACTTAATAGACCATTTCTGAGAAGAAAACTCAGAAATGTCACTGCCTGTCCATCCTTGTTTACCCCAATATGAACATGCATCATCTTTAAATTTGGCAATGTCACCTCTGCTACTGAATTCTGATCTGATATCATCTCCCGCATAAATCATGATGTGGGTTTATCCCTATATATAAGAATTTGAAAGAAACGATATTGTGAAATATCATTCTCTATTGATGAAGAATATTATGTACAAAATTCTAACCTGTAAACACTGGCCATGGATTGCATAGGAAAACTGTTAAGCACAGTAACACTGGGAATTCCTGGATTAACGGCATTGCCTGTATTGtaattttgaagaataatttttttaACAGATTCCGCTCTTGAAATTCCTTGTAGTAATTTAAGTCCTGTGTATTTACCAAAATCCGTAAGGCTGATTTCCATCAAGCGTGGGCAAGCTATCTGCAATGATATATCAGATCTTAGAATTCCTAGATTTAGGTACATGAGATTAGAAGAACGTATGTTCAAGTTTTTCAACCCCAAACAACCGCAAATCCCCAAAATTAGAAGATGTGGGCACAGGTCCATGAATCCTTCAAACATAGCATCATCCACATTTCGAATTTCCATAAAATAAAGTGTTTTCAAGGATCGTAAAACCCCAAAATTAGTGGGTACCTTGGGAAGATCGATGTAATTCACTATTAGGGCAGTGAGGTTTTCACTAAAAATAGAGTCCCCGAGCTCCACCATGGAAGAAGTGTTAAGCCTCGTCTTTCGATCTCTATAAGTGATATGTATATCCATGCGTTCCACCTGTTTTTCAGCTGCAAGACGAATCCAATTGTTTATATCGACAGCCTTAGGGTCATCCAAGGCAACTTGAAGATACAAATAGCGAAGACGAGCATCCAGGTGGAGTGCATTGTCAATTATGGCCTGTATCTTGTCATCCTTTtgtttctcaaaatcctcaaaataaaatttGAGGATGGGTACTTTTCTCCACAAGAATCGCCATCTCTGCGAGAGTAGGACATCTCTGTAAGAAATCTTTGACAGAATATGAGTTAAAAGAAAATCATCTGGTAATGCAGACAGCCTGTCTGGTGCGGATGCTCTTGCCATTAACATTGTGCCTGCTATTACTGCTATCTTACTTTCTCTTACCTTGTGTCTGCAATTACTATGCGGAATGGGGAAACTACATAGAGCGCCCATCATGCAGAATATGGAGTAACAAAGCACAGATTTATAATATCAAGAATCAATCCAACATTTGTGCTTTGGAATAAGACATATAATAATACTAGCATACCTGGTTCTCTAGAGAAATCTATATAGAAGACTATCGATGGATAAAATTaaataaaccctaattttgttCATAATAGTAACTAACTATAACAGTTATCCCTACTCTAACTATAATTGAATTTTAAATGATTCATCATTCATTAAATCTTAATCTTTAtttctattatattatatttatataatattataatactattaatgggatagctccctatattgctgAAAAAAGAAGATTACATATAGTTTCAAGCATCAGACTAGATTAAACTGTGTCTGCTAGACACGACTTTAGACCCCCAAGGTAGACTGCCTTATATCCAGGTACTTCTCTAAATTAAAACAAAGACACTTAGCCAACAAGCTAGTTACATGTCTCCACCAATTGCTTGGTATATCACAACCGCATATTCACCTATATTGATGGCATTGCGGGTGGATTGCTCAGGAAGCCACCAATCCACATATTCAGTCAGTCTTCTGAAAGGCGCCATGTTCTCGTTAAACACAACACATCTGAACACTTCCCATGCATTCCCCCCAAATGCCTTTATTCGCTCCCGCTCCTCCTTCCACACCCCCCGTTTGGCCATCTCACGTATGGTATCATTGTCAACGGAGCCACCACTATTCCCCTCATCAATTTCCTCAGTTTCATCCTCCGAATCTGAGGATAAGTAATTTTTGAACTGGAAA contains these protein-coding regions:
- the LOC131858507 gene encoding putative FBD-associated F-box protein At5g56440 encodes the protein MLMARASAPDRLSALPDDFLLTHILSKISYRDVLLSQRWRFLWRKVPILKFYFEDFEKQKDDKIQAIIDNALHLDARLRYLYLQVALDDPKAVDINNWIRLAAEKQVERMDIHITYRDRKTRLNTSSMVELGDSIFSENLTALIVNYIDLPKVPTNFGVLRSLKTLYFMEIRNVDDAMFEGFMDLCPHLLILGICGCLGLKNLNIRSSNLMYLNLGILRSDISLQIACPRLMEISLTDFGKYTGLKLLQGISRAESVKKIILQNYNTGNAVNPGIPSVTVLNSFPMQSMASVYRLEFCT